The following proteins are encoded in a genomic region of Coregonus clupeaformis isolate EN_2021a chromosome 14, ASM2061545v1, whole genome shotgun sequence:
- the LOC123492393 gene encoding vicilin-like seed storage protein At2g18540: MEQQRKEEKDKEELVKNQETQFAELKRKQDEEMERREKEEDERRKHEEKERQEEKEEWEEQLKKERDRQQEEERLRRQKEVETLVEQEKKQRRLREEFERERKQERIKMKESEEKRTEIEWKERDRIEKDFEEKRRELTDKMKMQQDQWEKERSEEQERRFKEDVNRREEERLRLRKLEENFQEEREEENMRKEKEEKVRREQEEKKMKEMRSEYERKTKEMMDKYEQEARKHAEENNNFKEKYENDIQKLLDQHEEETKKLIQKHKEEYDLLNALYGHDKTTLSDKIKELEEKHEKEKKNHLYRCVVQ, from the exons ATGGAACAACAGAGAAAagaagagaaagacaaagaagAATTGGTTAAAAATCAAGAAACGCAGTTTGCAGAACTGAAAAGGAAACAGGATGAAGAaatggaaaggagagagaaagaagaggatgagaggaggaaacatgaagagaaagaaagacaaga AGAAAAAGAGGAATGGGAGGAACAGttgaagaaagaaagagacagacaacAGGAAGAAGAAAGGCTGAGGAGACAGAAGGAGGTAGAAACTCTTGTAGAACAAGAGAAAAAACAGAGGAGATTGAGAGAGGAGtttgaaagagagaggaaacaagAGAGAATAAAGATGAAGGAATCAGAAGAGAAGAGGACAGAAATAGAGTGGAAAGAAAGAGACCGAATAGAAAAAGACTTtgaagaaaagaggagagagttgacagacaaaatgaaaatgcAGCAAGATCAGTGGGAGAAAGAACGTAGTGAGGAACAGGAAAGAAGATTTAAAGAGGATGTAAAtcgaagagaggaggagagactaaGACTAAGAAAACTGGAGGAAAATTTTCAAGAAGAACGTGAAGAAGAGAACATGAGGAAAGAGAAGGAAGAAAAAGTCAGGAGAGAACAAGAAGAGAAGAAAATGAAGGAAATGAGGTCAGAGTATGAAAGGAAAACAAAAGAAATGATGGATAAATATGAACAAGAGGCCAGAAAACATGCAGAGGAAAATAATAACTTTAAAGAGAAATATGAAAATGACATCCAAAAATTATTGGATCAACATGAAGAAGAGACGAAGAAACTAATACAAAAGCACAAAGAGGAGTATGATCTTTTAAATGCTCTATATGGTCACGATAAAACAACACTGTCTGATAAAATCAAGGAATTGGAAGAGAAGCatgagaaagagaaaaaaaatcaCCTGTACAGATGTGTTGTACAGTGA